The following DNA comes from Janthinobacterium sp. TB1-E2.
CCACGATCTTGCCCGATGACAGAAAATAGACGTAATCAGCGATGGCGAAACACTCCTTCACATCGTGCGATACCAGGATAGACGTGGAGCCCAGCGCATCGTTCAGATTGCGGATCAAATTGGCCGTCACGCCCATGGAAATCGGGTCCAGGCCCGCGAACGGCTCGTCATACATGATCAGTTCGGGGTCGAGCGCGATGGCGCGTGCCAGCGCGACGCGGCGGCCCATGCCGCCCGAGATCTCGGCCGGCTTCAATTGCGCCGCATTGCGCAGTCCCACGGCGTGCAGCTTCATCAGCACCAGAGTGCGGATCAGCTCTTCATTCAAGTCCGTGTGTTCGCGCAGCGGGAACGCCACATTCTCGAACGCCGTCAAGTCGGTAAACAGCGCGCCGTGCTGGAACAGCATGCCCATCTTGCGGCGCAGCTGGTATAACTCGTCGGTGCCCAGCGTATGCACGATCTGGCCGTCCACATTCACGGAACCGGAACTGGGGCGCAACTGCCCGCCGATCAGACGCAGTACGGTCGTCTTGCCACTGCCGGAGCCACCCATGACGGCCACAACTTTTCCACGT
Coding sequences within:
- a CDS encoding ABC transporter ATP-binding protein, whose translation is MPNLVEIRDLHFAYGERSILSGLQMDFPRGKVVAVMGGSGSGKTTVLRLIGGQLRPSSGSVNVDGQIVHTLGTDELYQLRRKMGMLFQHGALFTDLTAFENVAFPLREHTDLNEELIRTLVLMKLHAVGLRNAAQLKPAEISGGMGRRVALARAIALDPELIMYDEPFAGLDPISMGVTANLIRNLNDALGSTSILVSHDVKECFAIADYVYFLSSGKIVAHGTPAEMAVSTHPYVKQFVNAEADGPVPFHYPGKSLADDLGLQAGGGR